The DNA region AGCTCTGATATTAAAGGATAGTAATTCTTATTTAAGTGAAGAGCAATTTGAAAGATTAAGAGATCAATTATTACAAAAATATACTAGTTCATCAAATTCTGGTGCACCTCTGTTATTAGAGGGAGGACTTGATTGGAAAGAAATGAGTATTAATCCAAAAGATATGGATTTTATGGAATCTAAGAATTCTGCTGCTAGAGAAATTGCATTAGCATTTGGTGTACCTCCGCAATTATTAGGAATTAATGGTGATAATACATATAGCAATATGCAGGAGGCTAGATTAGCATTATGGGAAGAAACACTGATTCCATTACTTGACCGTATTGCTGATTCGTTAACTATGTGGTTCTCAAAATTATTTAAAGAAAATATTATTATTGATTTTGATAGAGACTGTATATCAGCTTTAACAGAAAAACGAGAAAATTTATGGTCTAAAATTTCTACAGCTAATTTTATGACAATTAATGAGAAGAGACGCATAATATCTCTTCCTCCGATAGATGGAGGAGATAAATTAATATGAGTTTTGTACATAGAGACTATGAATGAGCAATTAATTAAACTATCGCAGCTTAGCATTTACTTAGTTAATATTTTAGACAAGGAGTTGATTAACCTGCAAAATCGTGACTGTAACAATAAAATTGTTGAGCTTAAAACCATAGTTAATATCTTTTCTAAGATAGTAGATACTATTGTACAGCTACAAAAGTTTAATAAGGATAATCAAATAGAGCAATGTGATGAATTAACATCAGAGGATTTAAATATTATCAAGCGCTTTATTGATAGACATAGCAAAACTTAAAGTTGGGAGTATTTTTTAATAGCAAAATATGCATATAAAAAATTTAGGAAAATGTTATAAAAACATGAGATTTTCAAGTAAATACATACATAAAAATGGAATAGCATTATTACTGTTATAAACACAATGTCAACTGCCTTTAAAACTCTTATACCTGGAAAGGTGTATAGTAAACTTGACTATTTTAATTTATTCCAATTGTATTTATATTACTGCTCTTATATTAATTTCTTAGATCTCGTATACTATATTTATACTTTGTGACATACATTTAGCATTTATTAATTATCAAACGAGTATAAACTTTGGTTGTAATTTTAACTCAATGTACTTAAAATATTAGATTAATAAAGTTAAGTTTATAAATTAACCTTATTAACGCTGTTGGTAAAAATATCTTAACTATAATTCAACTTTAACTTATATATCAGCACCATCGTAGAAAAAATCTACATTTTTATTTAAAGCTTTGGCAATTAGCATCAACCTTCCTATAGAAATACGATTAATTCCTTTTTCGTATTTATGTAATTGTTGGTGTGTAACACCTATAGAAGCAGCTAAATTATTGCGTGATAATTTTTGTTCTAACCTTACCATATAAATTCTGTTTCCAATAAAACGATTGGCTCTGTCTATATATTCATGATGTTTAGCCATGATTTTAACTCTATCGAATAGTTAACTTAAATTTATTTTATGATAACATAGCTTAATACTGATTGCAATAATAATTTAGCTTTTTAATTAACATATTATGTGGGTTAACCTAAAATATTTGAATGAATTATAAATGCCAAATAATTAATAATTATACATATAACCTCTGATAGTAATTATGTACCAATCTAATTTATCATTTCAAATATTTATGCATCACTTAGTAAGTGCATTACTGATTTTTTTTATAACAGTATTTACCATATGTGTCGCTAAAAGTATAACTCCAGAAAAGTGTAAATATCCTCAGGCAGAGGATATATATGAAGAAGATGAAGAAGATGAAGAAGATGAAGAAGATGAAGAAGAGATTGCAGATAATGATCTATTAAATGTTGTCAGTAATATGAATTTGGACATATCTGATATGGGAGAAGCAAGAGAAGGATTAAGAAAAGATATAGCAGAAGTATCTAAGTTACTCTGTCTGCTAGAACAAAGCACTGCTTCTTCTAAAAATTTAACAATGAGGTTACAACAGTCTGATATAAGAGAAACTGAGCAAAGTAACTATACAGGATTGCTAATAACAGAAATAGAATCCATAAATAAAGAAAATAATGATCTGCAACAAACAAATAACCAACTAAAAATAAAATTACAGCAACTAGAAGTAAAGCTAGAGCAAGCGCTAGCAAGAAATACTGATTTGCGACAAATTTTACCAGAAACTCGAGCTGAAATGGATAATCTACGGGAACAAAATGAACAACTAAAGATACAGCTACAGCAGCTACAAGTTAAGTTACAAAACTTAATGTCTTTGCAAAACAAAGACAGCAACTCAGTACTAATAAATCGTGCTAAATTAAACTATATCAGTGATGTTAAGTATATTGCTTTAGCTAATATTGTTATTGTTAAAGCTTTAGCTGGGACTTTTACAGATAAATTGTCTAAAAGCAATAGGATAAAAAAACATTGTTATATTACCAGTTCTGGCTCAAATATTGATAAGTACTGGAATGTATGGGTTGAACCTTCCTTTATTAATACTTATCAACAAGAATATGGCAAAATTCAAAAATATAGCGCTATTGTTAATGGTATACTTGTTGGAGTCAATAAATATTTAAACGATAGGATTGCTATCGGTATTATTGCATCATATTTAAAGCTTGATGCAGAGTATGCTAGCAATGTATTAAGGAAAACAAAATGTAGAGTATACTCGCTATATTTAGGTAGTAGATATTATTTTCAGAAAAATCTATTTACACAGGGAATAATAGGGTTTGCTAATTATGATGGCAAAAACAAATACCAGCATATATATAAACAACCTTCTGCTAAGATTGATAATATAAGTTATTATGGCAATCTCATGATAGGGTATCATTTTACAAATCAACGACAGCTAAATTTAGAACCGTCGATTGGTATCAGTTGCATTTATTTTGATATGAAAAGTTATAAGCCATCTAACGATAAAATTCTAGAAAGTATAATTGGTGCTACTATAAAATATCCGATTGTGTATAATATCAGTAATGCTACTGAGATAGTGACTGAGCTTTCTTGGTTCATTAATTATAACATATTAGATAATTATGATTACATGTATAAAACTTATTATCAACTGGGAGCTAAAATAAATATTAACTATGATATGATAAGGTTAGCTGTTTCATATAATGCTTACTTAACAGAAAAACATATTGCTCATGCTGGAACGATACATATAGGAACTAATTTTTAGGTATCGCACTATAGCAATTAATTTTTGACTATTCAGTGTAACTACATAGTGACGCATCACAATATGAAAGAGCTAAACGCCTAGGACTAAGTAAGTCTGATATACAAAAAGCATTAAAGAGATTAAATATTACACATGAAAAAGCTATAGAACATCTGAATGCAAAAAAGAAGAGAGATTAAAATTTCACGGTGAGATAAAAAAATATAAAGACAAAGGAAAAGTTATTGTTTTTTTTACGGATGAGAGCGGTTTTATCACTAGAACTCACGTATATAGTCATTTACAATGAGGTTTGAGCATAGAAAGAAGCGATAAAAATTAATAGAATCTGTTGGTTATAAAGTTATTTTTTTGTTACATTATTCTTCAGATTTAAATCTGATAGAAAAGTTTTGGACTAATATGAAGATGTGGATTAGAAATCAAATTACTCAATTTGCTAAATCTTATGAATCTATTATCGCTTCTTTTTATGCTCGAACCTAATTATAAATGACTATAATGACTTTGCTTATGGAAATTGAAACCATAACACTACCGCTCTGCCATTACTCGCCCCTATCTTTTGGATAAAAAGCTCTACATGCTAGTTGAATTGAGTAATTTTTTTGCCTATGGCAGTTTTAAATATCTGCTTTACTATTAGATTTATATAGTCATTTACAATGAAGTTTGAGCATAGAAAAAGCAACAATAGCATCATAAGATTTACATTTTATACGCAAACTTCATTGTAAATGACTATATATATTTTTAGTGTCATATTGTTTGCATACTTACTTTTCATAGTCTCAAATATATTACTTAATATTAAACTTGGATTGTGAAAAGTAAAAAATGAAATAAGAAAAGCAATTTACGATTTTTTGAAGCGTTCTTTATTATTATGCTTAGCAAAAAGTAACTATCTTATCAATTTAAGCGATATAACTTGAAAAATAATAAAACAAATTAATCAACCTTTCATCACAAATAAAGTACATATAGTTTTACGCCTAAAACAAACTAGTAAGGTGTTTATTGAATATATAATGGCGCGTCCTAGAGGACTCAAACCTCTGACCCACAGATTAGAAATCTATTGCTCTATTCAACTGAGCTAAGGACGCATCAATAATTCTTGAAAAAATATTCTTACAACAACTAATATGTGTAAGATATTATCACAAGCTTATACTTACAGCTACTCATTAAGCTCAAATATACACTCTAACTTATCAAGAAATTATGCAGCATACTAATTAGCTTTATATAGGAGTATAGTTAACACCAATTTTCAATTCTTGATCATACATTAAAATTATATAATAAGCAATAGCTATCAGCATTGTAATCAAATTTTGACATCATTATTACTTCTGCAAAATACATATATAGCTAAACTACTATAAAACAGTTATATTATATACTTTTTAAAAAGCGTGTCTAAGTCACAATGATATTTTATTCTTCTTGCTTTGGCTTGAAACCATTTCTTCAATATAACATAACTGTTTTATACCATTTTTTATATCAAACTCGTGTTTAATTAGGCTATGCAAGAGCCTTAATTCTTAATAAAAGTTAAAGATAGTTATAGATTTGTTTATTTTATTATAGTTAACTATGTTATAGTTATGATTTTTTGTAGCATAGTGTAAATGGTTCAAGAAAAAACCTATAAGCAATGGTCATACATAAAGATTATAAATTACTTTAACTTTATTAGTAAACAAGTTCATTAAGGTAGTAACAATGAAATCAAATAAATGGGCTAGACACATGATGATGCCTCAATTGCATCATGCTGCTGAAAGTTTAAATGTAGACAAAGTGCAAGAGCTTATTAAGAATGGCGCTGATGTTAATGCAAAAGACTTTGCTGGTAATACTTGCATATGCATGCTTGCACAGCGTAAGTCAAAATCACATATTGGTTCAAAAGAACGTGAAACGATTAGTAAAATTATTGATATTCTGCGTGAGAATGGTGCTGACACTACCATAGAAAACAAGGAAGGGCTAAATGCTGTAAATTATTTGTATGTTGGTAAATGTGCTAGAAGAGCAGGCAAAAAAAAATTGCTTTCTGGTAATAAAAATGAGAATAATGAAGAGGAAATTTCTAGCAACAAAGAGGTTAAGCAGATGATGATGCCTCAATTGCATCAAGCTGCTGAATGCTTAGATATAGAAAAAGTGAAAGATCTTATAAGTAGTGGAGCAGATATCAATGCAAAAGATATTACAGGTAGCACTTGCATATGCAGGATGGCAAAACGTTATTCGAACCCATATCTTGACTCAGAAGAACGTAACGCTATTCAAAATATTATGAATATTTTGAAAGAGAATGGTGCTGACTATAACATAACAAACAATAGCGGACAATCTGCTACATCTTTTTTAGATATGAAAAGTGGTAAAAATATATGGCTTTAGCTAAAAGAAAAAATTGATTTCTAAAGTAAAATGAAGAGAAGATTTCTCTCCACATTTCAAATGAAGATAGTAATGGTATTAGCGCTATATAGTGCAAGCATCTAAGTAATAGCTAAATAATAATACAAAGTAATTAATTTAAAAGATTTAGCTCTTTTTTTGAAATAAGACTGTAAGTAATTTGACGACTTAAATACAGTATAAATGATCACGAAAAGTTTATCAAGACTTCAGTATTACATGATGCAGCTTCATATCTGATCTACTATCTTTTTCACTGCATTATTGTGATAAGAACCAAAGAATCCTTATCACACAAGCTAGAATCTTATAAAGAAATAAGTCAAAAATCTTTGCTAGAAATACTATAACAGCTTTACTTAATTTCTTTATACATTCATTTATATATAAATTATGTGTTGATAATTGTAACTGAATGGTATAGCATTTTACATAGACATATTTTTGGAGGGTGTTTATGTTTAAGTGTCAAGATAGTACTATAACTCTAATTAAAGCAGTAACGGAAGCAGTTCATAATATATCTGTTGCATTTAATAATATATATAGCAAAATTATATATAGTGAAGTTGTTACAGCAGATAGTTGTAATACTTCTCATGATAATGATTATGATTGCGCAATTATTGATAGAATTGACAATGTGAATTATGTAGTTAGACCAGGGATACCAAATAATTTTACATCAGTTTTATCACGACTCATGCATTATTTTCAGGAGCCATATAAAATTCATAGGTTTTGTTCTTCATATATAAAATTAGTTTCTGGTAGTATTGATCCTACCATTGATTATAGTAATACTACGCTTTTATATGATGCTACAAACTGCATTAATAGCAATTTTCTTCAACAAAACTTAGATGATCCTGAAGCCTATCTTAGGCTGAACAATAGCTTTTGCTTTGGAAAGCCAGTAGGAATCGTTAGCCATGTTTTTGCTGGTGGCTATAGCTATGTTAAAAAAAATCTAACCGAATTAGAAAGGCAACTATATTCAGGACCTCGAATTATGGCAATGCTGGATTGCGATGATAACACTTTAACTTCCAGGCTTATTGATACTTGTAAGGAATATATAACAATAGCAAAAGGCTGTACTGTAAAAAGTATAATAGATGCCATTAATGAAAAGTTTTATCAAGACAATTTAGTTCAATGTTATAATTATCAAAATTCAACATATACTAAATATACTAAAACAGAAGAAGCAGAAGTAGGGAATAATAGTGGTGATGAAAATACTTCGATGTTGTCATCACTACCTGCAGAATTATATTATTACATAGCATGTGGAATAGGCGCAATAGTAGTTGGTAGTATTTATATTAATCGTTATTATTTAAAAAAAAAACAAACGTGTAATGCAGAAAAACAATCTGTACAATCACAAAGTAATGTGAATAACTATAATGATACAGAACCACAAAATTCCAGTGAAGGGATATATGCAGAGATAACAGAATACGAAGATCTAAAAGTAGTTTCTGCTGGAGCTCAACAAGAGGACTCTACAGCATAACTGCTTTTTTTTAAACATATATTTAAAGTAGAGTGCTGTGCATGTGGAGTTATATAATATTAAGATATCACCTATACCATGAAGAGTTGTGTTTAAAAATAATTACCAATTAATCTACCTTGTGGAGTATCAGTTGTTGTTTTGATAATTTGATAATCCTGCATTGCATCAGATTTAAGCAATGCTTGAATCCAATTATGAGCTGGAAAATTTACTATAATTTTCTTTTGAAAATTATGATCAATATTATCAAATACTCCTTCATCAGCGTCTAGTATCCAATTCCTAGTAGTTCCAGGGCGAACAATACTAGACATTCTCTGTACTGCATCGTGAGGGCTACGTTTATGTGAGTAGACCTAACCAATCGCTCAATTAGGCCCCTCCTCAGAACCGGAGTTGCAGAATTACCGCATCCGGCTCTCAAAAATAAGATAAGCATTATGCCTTATTTGTTGTCTAGAACATTGAGACAATCTTTCCAATTTTAGGAAAATTTACTCTTTTAAGTATCTCGGTTAGTCTTTTCCAATTCATCTTACGTTTTCCTCCCATTTTATTGAACCAGTTATATATTGCACGTGTACTTTGGTTGATAAATGAACTTACTCGTCTTTTATTATCAGATATACCATGATAGTTGATCCATTCACCTAATAACTCTAATGACTTGTGATAATGTTTGTGTTTTATCTTGCTTGTTTAGCTGACTACGCAAATATTTTCTCAGTCCTTTCAGTTTCTCAGTAAAACGATCTCTCCTTGAGGTATATTTTAGTCTCCATGTTATGCCAAATCTTGATTTTCTCCAATAGCAAGTAAATCCAAGAAAATTATAACTTGCGATCTTCTTGTCTTGTTTGGCTAAATTTGCAGCATGGTCTCTACCAGATTTAATCATTTGTGATTTAGCTTCATTGATATTTAGCCCATACTTATTTAACCTTTTAGGCAAAACATCATAAAACCTTTTCGCATCTGTTTCCTTTTCAAAGACAAATACCATATCGTCGCAGTACCTCACCATTCCTGTTTGTCCCATTAAGTTTTCTTTGCTGATTTTTGCAAACCAGCTATCTATAACATAATGCAGAAAGACATTTGCCAGAATTGGTGAAACTATTGATCCTTGACGACAACCTTCTTTGTTAGTAACTATAGTACCATTTTCTATGATTGGTGTTTCAATCAGTTTCATAACTAGTCTTAGAAATTTCTTGTCAGATATTCTCTTTCTTAGAAATTCCATCAACTCACAATGCTTGATTGTATTGAAACACTTTGTTATATCAATCTCTACTATAGCCCCTTTATTGAAGTTATACGTAAGTCTATTTAACTCCCTTAAAGCGTCGTGTGCATTTAATTTAGGTCGAAATCCATATGAATACTTTAAGAATATTTGCTCAAACACAGAGTTTAGTATCTTGCTTACTGTAGACTCGATTATCTTATCTTCAAAACATGATATTACCAAATGTCTTTTGCCTCCATCTTCTTTTGGAATTTCTGTTATTCGTGCAGGTTTAGCCTGATATTTCCCATTGCAAATTCTAGTAAGAAGCGAGAGCAGATTTGCTTTCAACTTCTTACCATAATCCTCTTTGGTTATACCATCTATTCCTATCGCTTTCTTGCTATCGAGTTCCTTATATTGTTCTTCTAATATCTTTAAATCAATGATATGTCCAAGATTATTAAACTTTATGTCTTGATTTAGATTATTAAACTTTATGTCTTGATTTTTCGATGATAGCAACTTTATACGCTCAAGTTTCGTTAACCATGTATTTCTGTCTATGCTGTGTACAGCCATTGTTTCCCTCTTGCATTCTTACTTTTCTGCTAACCCTTTGCTCCACCCACATTACTAGGTTTCATCACTACTATGGCTAACTCAGCCATCCTTACACCATCTCCAAAGCCTTATGTTTCATCACTTGTACTTTGAATACTTACTTAATTACGTAAGAGTTATAAGGACTTCTCAAGTTGTGTCATTAATCTTTACAAACTCGCTGACGCCTGCGACCCCGGTGGTTGAAAATTTTTGGATTTTTACTAGTTTGACCTCCAATCTTCTTTTGCCTACTATGTGCTAGAACATATCGGCTTCCACTACATCTCACTTTCAGGGCTATCACGTTCACCATTTGGTTTCGGCTCGAATGTTTCACTGTCTACGCTTTACTACTGTCGTTACCTTCAGCAGCACAAGACTCGCTATATGGTGGATCTAGCTTCTCCTTCCATAACTGGACTTTCACCAGTAAGATTAATTCACCTTTTCTTGACGCACAGACCGAATCTTTTACGTCTATTTCGATATTTGTCAGCAATAATTTTGAACTGTTTTAGCATACCGATAACGGTTTCATTCACAACCCTTTCTCCTGCTAATCTAGGATTATTCTTTTTATCATTTTTAGTTAAAGGATTTTTCTTGCTTTTTTTCTTTGGTAATTCAGAATTATTGTGAATTTTTTGTATACCTTGATATCCTGTATCAGTAATCGCTTTAACCTTAGGATGAATAAGAATTTTGGATTCCTTAAATAATCTAAAGTCATGCTTTTTACCGTTAGAAAAATCTGTATATATTACTTAGTGTGTTTGCTTGTCTACCACTATTTGAGTTTTTAGTGTATGTCTTTTCTTCTTTTCTGAATAATAGAATTTTTGTTTTTTTTAGGTCTTTCTATAGGACTCTCAGTAGCATCAATCAAGACTACTTCATAATTCATATCGCTCTTCATTAGAGCTTTACGACCTGGAAGAGCAAAGTTTGGGTGTTTAACTAGGGTGTCTTCTACCCATTTTACAGCTTTTATAACATCAGTTTAGGATAAGAAAAAGTATGAAAGGTATAATACAAAAAGTATACAAGAGATATTATGTAATATCTTTAAATATAGTTTCAATTAATAACAGTTTATTTATTGCTCACATGTCTGTAAATGCAATTTTAGGATAAGAAACAATTAGAAATATGTAATAGACCTCTGTCGAAACTGGTTAAGGTAGTTCAAAACTATTGCTGACAAATATCGAAATAGATGTGAAAGATTCGGTCTGTGCGTCAAGAAA from Orientia tsutsugamushi str. Boryong includes:
- a CDS encoding autotransporter outer membrane beta-barrel domain-containing protein — protein: MHHLVSALLIFFITVFTICVAKSITPEKCKYPQAEDIYEEDEEDEEDEEDEEEIADNDLLNVVSNMNLDISDMGEAREGLRKDIAEVSKLLCLLEQSTASSKNLTMRLQQSDIRETEQSNYTGLLITEIESINKENNDLQQTNNQLKIKLQQLEVKLEQALARNTDLRQILPETRAEMDNLREQNEQLKIQLQQLQVKLQNLMSLQNKDSNSVLINRAKLNYISDVKYIALANIVIVKALAGTFTDKLSKSNRIKKHCYITSSGSNIDKYWNVWVEPSFINTYQQEYGKIQKYSAIVNGILVGVNKYLNDRIAIGIIASYLKLDAEYASNVLRKTKCRVYSLYLGSRYYFQKNLFTQGIIGFANYDGKNKYQHIYKQPSAKIDNISYYGNLMIGYHFTNQRQLNLEPSIGISCIYFDMKSYKPSNDKILESIIGATIKYPIVYNISNATEIVTELSWFINYNILDNYDYMYKTYYQLGAKININYDMIRLAVSYNAYLTEKHIAHAGTIHIGTNF
- a CDS encoding ankyrin repeat domain-containing protein, with the protein product MKSNKWARHMMMPQLHHAAESLNVDKVQELIKNGADVNAKDFAGNTCICMLAQRKSKSHIGSKERETISKIIDILRENGADTTIENKEGLNAVNYLYVGKCARRAGKKKLLSGNKNENNEEEISSNKEVKQMMMPQLHQAAECLDIEKVKDLISSGADINAKDITGSTCICRMAKRYSNPYLDSEERNAIQNIMNILKENGADYNITNNSGQSATSFLDMKSGKNIWL
- a CDS encoding reverse transcriptase domain-containing protein codes for the protein MAVHSIDRNTWLTKLERIKLLSSKNQDIKFNNLNQDIKFNNLGHIIDLKILEEQYKELDSKKAIGIDGITKEDYGKKLKANLLSLLTRICNGKYQAKPARITEIPKEDGGKRHLVISCFEDKIIESTVSKILNSVFEQIFLKYSYGFRPKLNAHDALRELNRLTYNFNKGAIVEIDITKCFNTIKHCELMEFLRKRISDKKFLRLVMKLIETPIIENGTIVTNKEGCRQGSIVSPILANVFLHYVIDSWFAKISKENLMGQTGMVRYCDDMVFVFEKETDAKRFYDVLPKRLNKYGLNINEAKSQMIKSGRDHAANLAKQDKKIASYNFLGFTCYWRKSRFGITWRLKYTSRRDRFTEKLKGLRKYLRSQLNKQDKTQTLSQVIRVIR